One Maribacter cobaltidurans genomic window carries:
- a CDS encoding 3-oxoacyl-ACP synthase, with translation MKNDYYIERYSQIRDGKVSVNGNIIFQTLETNFKSVMKAAYKNLIIDYPKFFKMDNLSKLGFLAAEVLLKDENEKNMAMVFSNRASSLDTDRGYQDSIKDATQYYPSPAVFVYTLANICMGEISIKHKIHSENCFFVNDEFSPEILSSYTSQLLDENKAKKVLCGWVDVDNGKYNAFLYVVAKKGTFVHSDAEINRLYKTTHE, from the coding sequence TTGAAGAACGATTATTATATAGAACGTTACAGCCAGATTAGGGATGGAAAGGTGTCCGTAAACGGAAACATCATTTTTCAGACTTTGGAGACCAATTTTAAGTCGGTCATGAAAGCGGCCTATAAAAATTTAATCATTGACTACCCCAAGTTCTTTAAAATGGACAATCTGAGTAAATTGGGATTTTTGGCCGCGGAAGTTCTTCTAAAGGATGAAAATGAAAAGAATATGGCCATGGTATTCTCGAACAGGGCATCCAGTTTGGATACAGACCGGGGGTATCAAGACTCGATAAAGGACGCCACACAATACTATCCAAGTCCGGCCGTATTTGTTTATACCCTAGCCAATATCTGTATGGGCGAAATAAGTATCAAACATAAGATACATTCAGAAAACTGCTTCTTTGTCAATGATGAATTTTCGCCTGAAATCCTTAGCTCCTACACCTCCCAATTACTGGATGAAAACAAGGCAAAAAAAGTATTATGTGGCTGGGTAGATGTGGATAATGGAAAATATAATGCATTTTTGTATGTTGTGGCAAAGAAAGGTACTTTTGTGCATTCCGATGCTGAAATAAACAGATTATACAAGACGACCCATGAGTGA
- a CDS encoding phosphopantetheine-binding protein — MSDLKQELKEKIIEQLNLEDVTANEIADNDPLFGDGLGLDSIDALELIVMLDKDYGIKLADPKEGRKIFESIDTMAAYISANKA; from the coding sequence ATGAGTGATTTGAAACAAGAATTAAAGGAAAAAATTATAGAGCAGTTGAACCTAGAGGATGTTACCGCCAATGAAATTGCGGACAACGACCCGCTATTTGGCGATGGTTTAGGTCTTGACTCTATTGATGCTTTGGAGCTCATCGTAATGCTGGATAAGGATTATGGTATAAAATTGGCAGACCCAAAGGAAGGACGAAAGATTTTTGAATCCATAGACACTATGGCCGCATACATCAGCGCCAACAAAGCTTAA
- a CDS encoding beta-ketoacyl-[acyl-carrier-protein] synthase family protein, whose protein sequence is MNQGVAITGMGMISAIGNNVAENYASLISGKTGISKIRHIRTVHENETMVAEVPMTNRDLETVLGLGPDTLSRTPLLGIIAVKEALDQAGIKDILAYRTGLISGTTVGGMDKAEQYFYDYYESEAHWNHINGLHAGDSTQKIAEAIGLSKSFVTTISTACSSAANAIMLGARMIKSGELDRVIVGGSDSLSKFTINGFKTLMILSDTYNTPFDENRKGLNLGEAAAFLILESDEIVSKQNKKVLAYVKGYGNANDAFHQTASSEHGDGAVLAMEKALKVAGIPPSQVDYINAHGTATPNNDLSEGRAILRVFKDKIPEFSSTKPFTGHTLAVAAGVEAIYSVLSIQNNVIYPNLNFKTPMSEFNLVPETRLKNKEISTVLSNSFGFGGNCSTLIFTKEG, encoded by the coding sequence ATGAACCAAGGAGTTGCGATTACAGGAATGGGCATGATTTCAGCCATTGGAAACAATGTGGCTGAAAACTATGCTTCCCTGATATCCGGTAAAACGGGTATTTCCAAAATCAGACATATTAGGACGGTGCACGAGAATGAGACCATGGTAGCCGAAGTTCCAATGACGAACCGCGACCTTGAAACAGTTTTAGGTTTGGGCCCAGATACGCTTTCCCGAACACCACTTTTGGGCATTATTGCCGTTAAAGAGGCGCTGGACCAAGCAGGTATAAAGGACATCTTAGCCTATAGAACAGGGCTTATTTCTGGAACAACGGTTGGAGGTATGGACAAAGCGGAGCAATACTTTTACGACTATTATGAAAGTGAGGCCCACTGGAATCATATCAACGGACTACATGCCGGAGACTCCACCCAAAAAATCGCGGAAGCCATTGGCCTATCCAAGAGCTTTGTCACTACCATTAGCACAGCCTGTTCCTCTGCGGCCAATGCCATTATGCTTGGCGCTAGAATGATAAAAAGTGGTGAACTCGATCGCGTTATCGTAGGGGGTTCCGATAGCCTTTCAAAATTTACCATCAACGGCTTTAAGACCTTGATGATTTTATCGGATACGTACAATACTCCATTCGACGAAAACAGAAAGGGACTTAATCTAGGTGAAGCGGCAGCCTTTTTGATTTTGGAATCGGATGAAATCGTTTCCAAGCAAAACAAAAAGGTTTTGGCCTATGTGAAGGGTTATGGCAATGCCAACGATGCCTTTCACCAAACCGCTTCATCTGAACATGGGGACGGTGCGGTACTGGCCATGGAAAAAGCGTTAAAAGTGGCAGGGATACCACCAAGCCAAGTCGATTACATTAATGCACATGGAACGGCCACTCCCAACAATGACCTTTCGGAAGGAAGGGCAATTCTACGGGTTTTTAAGGACAAAATACCTGAATTTAGTTCCACCAAACCTTTTACGGGTCATACCTTGGCCGTAGCTGCGGGCGTTGAAGCTATTTATTCCGTTTTGTCCATTCAAAATAATGTTATCTATCCCAACCTCAACTTTAAAACTCCCATGAGCGAGTTTAACTTGGTCCCTGAAACACGGTTAAAAAACAAGGAGATAAGTACCGTACTTTCAAATTCCTTTGGTTTTGGAGGGAATTGTTCCACCCTTATATTTACCAAGGAAGGATGA
- a CDS encoding beta-ketoacyl synthase N-terminal-like domain-containing protein, whose translation MKKEVYINSIGSVSVQKTFNNSEFLNEIVDYEGISVKAVDPNYKEYIPPAAARRMAKGIKMSAVSSQNAMKEAGLENVDAIIVGTGLGCLGDSEKFVRDLLDNDEQYLTPTKFIQSSHNTVAGSIALDMGCKGYNFTYVHSNISFESSLWDAKLQLANNEAEKILVGAVDEVVDHHVITHQFIEHIKKEPVSMRDVLNSGTKGIVFGEGSHFFVLSNKKQQSTYSKLLDMGIYNTLSNDEVSETIRHFVEKNGASIKDLDGVILGNNGDVEHDTIYHELGTSLFHEIPQLVYKHLSGEYDTASGFAFWLANKIFKTGKVPETLRWNDLPINNPKRLLIYNQYRGKNHSLVLLEKC comes from the coding sequence ATGAAAAAGGAAGTCTACATCAATAGCATCGGATCGGTTTCGGTTCAAAAAACCTTCAACAATTCAGAATTTCTGAACGAAATTGTTGATTACGAAGGTATTTCCGTTAAGGCCGTGGACCCCAACTATAAGGAATACATACCGCCAGCGGCTGCCCGAAGAATGGCAAAAGGTATTAAAATGAGTGCTGTAAGTTCGCAGAATGCCATGAAGGAAGCGGGTCTTGAAAATGTAGACGCCATTATCGTAGGTACTGGCCTTGGTTGCCTGGGCGACTCGGAGAAATTTGTACGGGACTTATTGGACAATGATGAGCAATATCTGACTCCCACAAAATTTATCCAATCGTCCCACAACACGGTTGCGGGCTCCATAGCTTTGGACATGGGATGCAAGGGATACAACTTTACCTATGTGCATTCCAATATTTCGTTCGAATCCAGCCTATGGGATGCCAAACTCCAGTTGGCAAATAACGAAGCCGAAAAAATATTGGTCGGTGCGGTAGATGAAGTGGTGGACCACCACGTAATTACCCATCAATTTATTGAACATATAAAAAAGGAACCGGTTTCCATGAGAGATGTACTTAATTCAGGTACCAAAGGAATCGTATTTGGGGAAGGCTCCCACTTTTTCGTGTTGTCTAACAAGAAACAGCAATCCACCTACTCCAAATTGTTGGATATGGGAATTTACAATACCCTTTCAAATGACGAGGTTTCAGAAACCATTAGGCATTTCGTGGAAAAGAACGGGGCATCCATTAAGGATTTGGACGGTGTTATTTTGGGAAATAATGGCGATGTGGAACATGACACCATTTATCATGAGCTTGGTACTTCCCTGTTTCATGAAATCCCACAATTGGTGTATAAACATCTTTCGGGAGAGTATGACACGGCCTCGGGATTCGCTTTTTGGTTGGCGAACAAAATTTTCAAAACGGGCAAAGTTCCAGAAACCCTTCGTTGGAACGATCTACCCATCAATAACCCCAAAAGACTCTTGATCTACAATCAATATAGGGGTAAAAACCACAGTCTAGTGTTGCTGGAAAAATGCTGA
- a CDS encoding polysaccharide deacetylase family protein gives MLKRKTVNSIFIIGLIVLVGLSFFLSFPWYIFLLVGFIWFLLTLFGSFFVRWNYHLVSLHSNKSTTKNEVAITFDDGPNPQYTPMALELLKKYDAKATFFCIGKHIEKHPELFKQIIREGHTVGNHTFSHDNTFGFYGTSKVAHELSKSINLVEKLVGLKMRLYRPAFGVTNPSIAEAVNKLGLISIGWNVRSLDTTFRNEKQVLRRITSKAHKGDIILLHDTSEKSILVLERLLVFLEESKLKSVTVDDLLQIKAYV, from the coding sequence ATGCTGAAAAGAAAAACTGTAAATAGTATTTTCATCATAGGTTTAATAGTACTTGTAGGCCTGTCTTTTTTTCTGTCTTTTCCTTGGTATATTTTTTTACTTGTTGGTTTTATATGGTTCTTATTGACCTTATTCGGCTCTTTTTTTGTGCGATGGAACTATCACTTAGTTTCCCTACATTCAAATAAGAGTACTACCAAAAACGAAGTTGCCATTACTTTTGATGATGGCCCAAACCCACAGTATACCCCTATGGCGCTGGAATTACTCAAAAAGTACGATGCGAAGGCCACTTTTTTTTGCATCGGAAAACACATTGAGAAACATCCCGAGCTTTTCAAGCAAATAATAAGGGAAGGACATACAGTGGGAAACCACACTTTTTCACATGACAATACCTTCGGTTTTTACGGTACCTCCAAGGTTGCCCATGAACTTTCCAAGTCCATCAATCTTGTTGAAAAATTGGTCGGTTTAAAAATGAGGTTATATCGCCCTGCCTTTGGAGTAACCAATCCCAGTATAGCCGAAGCGGTTAATAAATTGGGCCTAATCTCAATAGGTTGGAACGTAAGGTCTTTGGACACCACGTTCAGGAATGAAAAGCAGGTTTTGCGAAGGATAACCTCCAAAGCGCACAAAGGGGACATTATCCTCCTTCACGATACCAGTGAAAAATCCATACTCGTTTTGGAACGATTATTGGTATTTTTGGAGGAAAGTAAGCTTAAATCTGTCACTGTGGACGATTTACTTCAAATAAAGGCCTATGTATAG
- a CDS encoding LolA family protein, which produces MYRFLIIALLFSCIAFPQTQMTKEEARILQEQVRQKSKETRTITSDFTQYKHLDFLSNDIESSGKMAFKAPENISWKYLTPFSYKVVFKDEKLLINDNGNKSKLDLGSNELFKQLNHLISASINGDMFNANEFDISYLKEDSARVVHFLPKDPQFSEFIKAFHITFSNEGTVDEVKMIEPSGDYTKIVFSNRVENKKIPDEVFSQ; this is translated from the coding sequence ATGTATAGATTTCTGATAATAGCGTTGTTATTCAGCTGCATCGCTTTTCCACAGACCCAAATGACCAAGGAGGAGGCCAGAATACTTCAGGAACAAGTAAGGCAAAAGTCCAAGGAAACCAGGACCATTACCAGTGATTTTACACAGTATAAACATCTGGATTTTTTATCCAATGATATTGAGTCTAGTGGAAAAATGGCGTTCAAGGCCCCGGAGAACATCAGCTGGAAATATCTAACCCCTTTTTCATATAAGGTTGTTTTCAAGGATGAAAAATTGCTCATTAACGACAATGGGAATAAAAGCAAATTGGACCTAGGTTCCAACGAATTGTTTAAGCAATTGAACCACTTGATCAGTGCCAGTATCAACGGGGACATGTTCAATGCCAATGAGTTTGATATTTCTTACCTGAAGGAAGATAGTGCTAGAGTAGTACACTTTTTGCCCAAGGACCCGCAATTTTCGGAGTTCATAAAAGCATTTCACATTACGTTTTCCAACGAAGGGACCGTGGACGAAGTTAAAATGATCGAGCCTAGTGGTGATTACACCAAAATCGTATTTTCAAATAGGGTAGAAAACAAAAAGATTCCCGATGAGGTTTTTAGCCAGTAG
- a CDS encoding porin family protein, with protein sequence MNKLTTILLFLVGANVSFLSAQVAPGIKLGYNESRISKTRLEPKSGLYIGGFIDIPLSARYSIQPEILYSSQGGTSISPDYGDVQIDYLSIMAANKLYVGPNKGFHFNLGLGLDVNLKNNFVNLFNGDGDGEISPFDMVVFGGIGYEFDFGLTLEARYKQGTVSVDFFGSDDFYEEDGSNLNGVFQLGASYKFKLK encoded by the coding sequence ATGAATAAGTTAACGACCATATTATTGTTTCTTGTTGGTGCAAATGTATCCTTTTTAAGTGCGCAGGTAGCTCCGGGCATAAAGTTGGGCTATAATGAAAGCCGTATCAGCAAAACACGACTAGAGCCAAAATCTGGATTGTACATTGGAGGATTTATTGATATTCCTTTATCGGCCAGATATAGTATTCAACCGGAAATCCTTTATTCCTCCCAAGGGGGAACCTCTATAAGTCCGGATTATGGAGATGTGCAAATCGACTACTTATCGATTATGGCCGCCAATAAATTGTACGTAGGACCTAATAAAGGATTCCATTTTAATCTTGGCCTTGGTCTGGACGTCAACTTAAAAAACAATTTTGTAAATCTCTTTAATGGGGACGGTGATGGCGAGATATCACCATTTGATATGGTGGTGTTTGGTGGTATAGGTTATGAATTTGATTTTGGCCTAACCTTGGAGGCCCGCTATAAACAAGGAACCGTTAGTGTCGATTTTTTTGGTTCGGATGACTTTTACGAAGAAGATGGGAGTAACTTGAACGGTGTTTTTCAATTGGGAGCCTCCTATAAATTTAAATTAAAATAG
- a CDS encoding 3-hydroxyacyl-ACP dehydratase encodes MLLEGLYEIREFEYMEPNIRATIKLNKEHRIFEGHFPGHPVLPGVCVIQIIKELTEKSLEKKLMLSVASNVKFMSVINPEKNDVVQFEIQLAQDEGDVKIKNTVRFEETLALKLNATFKIIG; translated from the coding sequence ATGTTATTAGAAGGATTATACGAGATTCGGGAATTTGAATACATGGAACCTAATATAAGGGCCACCATCAAACTCAACAAAGAACACAGAATCTTTGAAGGGCATTTTCCAGGTCACCCAGTTTTACCAGGTGTTTGTGTGATACAGATTATTAAAGAATTAACGGAAAAGTCCCTAGAGAAGAAACTCATGTTGTCCGTGGCCTCCAATGTAAAGTTTATGTCGGTCATCAATCCGGAAAAAAATGACGTAGTGCAATTTGAAATTCAACTTGCACAAGATGAAGGGGATGTTAAAATCAAGAACACAGTACGTTTTGAAGAGACCTTGGCATTAAAGTTGAATGCCACCTTTAAAATAATCGGGTAA
- a CDS encoding DUF2062 domain-containing protein: protein MQQWHCCVLIPTYNNEKSLARVLRDVLRFTSNIIVVNDGATDNTAKILEGFPEIDQVHFEKNQGKGKALRVGFEEALKKGYHYAITMDSDGQHFAEDIVVFLDALERETTKNILYIGARNMAQADVPGKSSFGNKFSNFWFWFETGTWLQDTQCGFRLYPLKEIEKLSLYTPKFEFEIEVIVKASWHGTLVKNVPVKILYDDVDRVSHFRTVPDFTRISILNTWFVLVTVFYIKPRDFFRKIKKKGFKTFLLNDVLGSNDTPAKKALSIALGVFVGLSPFWGLHTILVLFLSFILKLNKPIAFAFSNVSLPPFIPFIVLGSLQTGSWILGESFTFSLESINANFDFLTHLKAYLIGSMILACGGALLLGGIGYITLTYFGKRKMAVNNG, encoded by the coding sequence ATGCAACAATGGCACTGCTGTGTGCTAATACCCACTTATAATAACGAAAAATCGTTAGCCCGGGTGTTAAGGGATGTTCTACGGTTTACCAGTAACATCATCGTGGTAAACGATGGCGCAACCGACAATACCGCTAAAATACTGGAGGGGTTTCCTGAAATAGATCAAGTTCATTTTGAAAAAAACCAGGGAAAAGGAAAGGCCCTTAGGGTAGGTTTTGAAGAAGCCCTTAAGAAAGGATACCATTATGCCATTACCATGGATTCTGACGGGCAACATTTTGCCGAAGATATTGTCGTTTTTTTGGATGCCCTGGAAAGGGAAACCACTAAAAATATTTTATATATAGGCGCCCGAAACATGGCCCAGGCCGATGTTCCCGGTAAAAGTAGTTTTGGAAATAAGTTTTCCAATTTTTGGTTTTGGTTTGAGACTGGTACGTGGCTTCAGGACACACAATGTGGATTTCGCTTGTATCCCTTGAAGGAAATAGAAAAGCTTTCCTTGTATACACCAAAATTCGAGTTTGAAATCGAGGTCATCGTAAAAGCTTCTTGGCATGGAACCTTGGTAAAAAATGTACCCGTCAAAATTCTGTATGACGATGTTGATCGAGTGTCACATTTTAGAACCGTTCCGGATTTTACAAGAATCAGCATCCTGAATACATGGTTCGTTTTGGTAACTGTATTCTATATAAAACCCAGGGATTTTTTTAGGAAAATCAAAAAGAAAGGATTTAAAACATTTCTTTTGAACGATGTTTTGGGCAGTAACGACACCCCGGCAAAAAAGGCCCTATCCATTGCCCTTGGGGTATTTGTAGGTTTAAGCCCATTTTGGGGCCTACATACCATATTGGTCCTTTTTTTATCCTTTATTCTAAAATTGAACAAGCCCATTGCTTTTGCCTTTTCCAATGTGAGTCTGCCTCCCTTCATTCCGTTTATCGTATTGGGAAGCCTGCAAACAGGCAGTTGGATTTTAGGTGAGTCCTTTACGTTCTCATTGGAATCCATAAACGCTAATTTTGATTTCTTGACCCATTTAAAGGCCTATTTAATAGGAAGTATGATTTTGGCTTGTGGTGGAGCCCTTCTTTTAGGAGGAATAGGCTATATTACCCTAACATACTTTGGAAAGCGGAAAATGGCCGTTAATAATGGGTGA